The DNA segment CAAGATGCTGAGGAAAGTAGTTTCAAAATTTTAGCATGCCACTATCCAAACATTACTGAGAAGATAGTTCCAGAACACAGTATTCGTCTAGTGTTAAGCGGACATACTCACGGGGGGCAAATACATATTTTTGGTTATAGTCCCTACAAAAGAGGCGGTATTAAAAAGTTAGCAAATACCACACTTCTCATTAGTAACGGATATGGAACGACAGCTCTTCCTCTAAGATTAGGGGCACCTGCTGAAACACACCTAATAACGCTAAGCAGGGAGCAAAAACAATAGGTCTATGTAGACAAATCACCAATAACCCCTTGAGGCATACACTGAAAATAAGAGTTATGTTACGGCAGGGGGCAAAAGCATGCGCTTAGAACGCTTAACGGCCAATAAGATTAAAATATTTTTAACCTCTGATGATTTATTTGAAAGAGGGCTATCGAAAGAAGATATATGGAAGGATTCAAGCAAATGGAACCAGCTCTTTCATGATATGCTTGAAGAGGCAAGTGAGGAGTTTGATGTAGAAATACAAGGTTCAGTGGCAGTTGAGATTTTCTCCCTTCAAGCTCAAGGGATGATATTAATCATTACAGTCGACGATGTAAAAGATGATGATGAAGATTTATTGTATGATGGATTTATTGAAATGCAGGTTAGGCTTGAAGGCTGTGAGGATCTTTTATATGAATTTAAAGACTTTGAGGATATCATAGACCTTTCAAAAAGGTTATCCATTGCAGATATAAGGGGAGGCAGTTTATATATCCTAAATAACCGGTATTATCTTCTGATGGACCAGGTGGATACGACAAAAAAAGAAGTAGCTGCCTGTATATTATCGGAATTTGGAAACCCATCCATCATTAGTACTTACATTCTCGCTGAATATGGCAAAGTAATTGTTGAAAATAAAACAGTGGAAACTATACTTCTATATTTTAAGTGAAATATTATAGTAACATTTTTTTCGAGGGGGCTTCGGTCCCTTCTCTCTGTTTATGGACTAAGAATAACAAAATAGGAGTAGAATTTTATAAGATTCCCTATTAAAATAGGAATGACAGCGTTTACAAGTTTGCGCAATAAATTATCTACATGTGCATTTTTCTTCTTGCATAAATCAATTAAACGTGTATACTTGTCTCTGAAAGCGGACAACATTCGTAAAAGCAATTTCTTAGGAGGATTACAAATGGGAGCCGAAAAAGCTAATGAAAAGACTAATCAAGAGGGAAATCATGATGTGTTGAAATCAACGCAGACGGTTATACATAAGGCCCTTGAAAAATTAGGTTATCCAGAAGAAGTATATGAGCTCTTGAAAGAACCGTTGCGTATGATGACAGTGAAAATTCCAGTAAGAATGGATGACGGTTCTATTAAAATATTTACTGGCTACCGTGCACAACATAACGATGCGGTTGGTCCAACAAAGGGTGGAATCCGTTTCCATCCAGGTGTAACTGAAACAGAAGTGAAAGCCCTTTCCATTTGGATGAGCTTGAAGTGTGGTATAGTTGACCTTCCATACGGTGGTGGTAAAGGTGGTATCGTTTGTGATCCACGTGATATGTCCTTTAGAGAGCTTGAGAGACTAAGCCGAGGATATGTACGAGCAATCAGCCAAATAGTTGGGCCAACGAAAGATATTCCAGCGCCAGACGTATTTACTAACTCGCAAATCATGGCGTGGATGATGGATGAATATAGCCGGATAGATGAATTTAATTCTCCAGGATTTATCACTGGTAAACCCCTTGTCCTAGGTGGATCACATGGACGTGAATCTGCAACTGCGAAAGGTGTAACCATTTGTATACGTGAAGCGGCTAAAAAGAAAGGCATTCAAATTGAAGGTGCCAAGGTTGTTGTTCAAGGGTTCGGAAACGCAGGAAGTTATTTATCAAAATTCATGCACGATGCAGGAGCTATCGTAGTGGGAATTTCTGATGCATATGGTGCCTTGTATGATCCGAATGGTTTGGATATAGATTATCTATTAGATAGACGCGATAGTTTTGGTACGGTTACAAAATTATTTAACAATACCATCACCAATAAAGAATTGTTAGAGCTTGAATG comes from the Neobacillus sp. PS2-9 genome and includes:
- a CDS encoding Glu/Leu/Phe/Val dehydrogenase; translation: MGAEKANEKTNQEGNHDVLKSTQTVIHKALEKLGYPEEVYELLKEPLRMMTVKIPVRMDDGSIKIFTGYRAQHNDAVGPTKGGIRFHPGVTETEVKALSIWMSLKCGIVDLPYGGGKGGIVCDPRDMSFRELERLSRGYVRAISQIVGPTKDIPAPDVFTNSQIMAWMMDEYSRIDEFNSPGFITGKPLVLGGSHGRESATAKGVTICIREAAKKKGIQIEGAKVVVQGFGNAGSYLSKFMHDAGAIVVGISDAYGALYDPNGLDIDYLLDRRDSFGTVTKLFNNTITNKELLELECDILVPAAIENQITAENARNIRASIVVEAANGPTTLEATEILTERGILLVPDVLASAGGVTVSYFEWVQNNQGYYWSEEEVEEKLEKVMVKSFKSIYDTAQTRRIDMRLAAYMVGVRKMAEASRFRGWI
- a CDS encoding genetic competence negative regulator, which translates into the protein MRLERLTANKIKIFLTSDDLFERGLSKEDIWKDSSKWNQLFHDMLEEASEEFDVEIQGSVAVEIFSLQAQGMILIITVDDVKDDDEDLLYDGFIEMQVRLEGCEDLLYEFKDFEDIIDLSKRLSIADIRGGSLYILNNRYYLLMDQVDTTKKEVAACILSEFGNPSIISTYILAEYGKVIVENKTVETILLYFK